From a single Paraburkholderia sp. D15 genomic region:
- a CDS encoding amino acid adenylation domain-containing protein, with product MRTLTFAVSGNNRLAANLLALLHDVGHQVQATVAQPGPLLDMAQILGIADAQPSQTRAAALAVEWLIRCDPLESIDLTGDASYPAARDAARMLEFRATSATFPPVSVQVEWRSPAGAGTVRQIASREIELTPTLCGADMVAEIEAAAEDLFTEIVSLLGRDALNDSALPIVADTPAQGCVPLDVHALTGWHATNQTARQFELDPSLPEMVSRTARARPDAIALHDEHGTVDYRTFAGAAMKLAAQLAAGAPAPLAGAAYEEPAPRVIAVRLRKSSLLYVGILAAIGAGAAYLPLDPSFPAERVRMILEQAHADCLITDDAFDAASLGDLPVRIVRLTRVDADGIDIQRAAWPVEADPQRLSRCAITIFTSGSTGVPKGVMLTHRNIVHFCHWYRDYIELTPPSRVLQFCTVAFDVSLLDIFPTFLAGATLVIPTEEQRHALDDLSRLIAEQHLTHAFLPPALLAVMPPAEWPDLKHLLTGGDVCFPETIERFSATRQFHNIFGPAECTVLVTIARLRAGDNNRLIGRPLANVRCHVLDESGQPVRTGEAGELCVAGAGVADGYLRRADLSRERFVPDPYASANGVWPDASDGLLYRTGDIVQWDSQGALHFIGRRDAQVKIRGFRVELGEIENAALATQLYSQCACVVDDRKRIRIFVSKPRDTAVTPDALRAALAVKLPDYMLPHEAIELDALPSTNNGKIDRGALGRIPSQRAAAAARDGEPANATERQLRALWATLLDIDELEIGRHDSFFDLGGHSLLVSRLMLAVKRQMAGNAPLARFMEKPTIEALASLLTDRDRKKGDRIPPRVFADMRLPDEIRPLEGLRADPRKLGNVLLTGANGFLGSFIAAELLVQTDAIVWCLVRAKHEEEGRARLDAALRTNGLAALAGHPRLKVVIGDLAEERLGLSKDSWQQLAERIDAIYHNGAHVNHVYDYPFLYRANVASTLELLRLACERRNKSLHFVSTLSAASATASDGRLIEDGPSLDAPAFVNNGYNVTKWVSEHLVWEAAQRGVEATILRPGNITGVARSGLCLPDRNRVLLLVKGSLQLGFAPAGDTAFDFSPVDFLARAIVLCTIDPQREQQVFHFQNPQPLTWEGYLGTLSRLGYQLALEDPAAWRDRLMSIDESNALFDVVAFYLDDSQEDIGDMARIEHHVSAATLDRLGLAYPEKDEALLDAHFGYLVTSGFLPAPPSAASTASTASTAAAKRKPAEVRVASNDAEQSA from the coding sequence ATGAGAACCCTAACGTTTGCCGTCAGCGGCAATAACCGGCTCGCTGCGAACCTGCTCGCGTTGCTGCACGACGTCGGTCATCAGGTGCAGGCGACGGTCGCGCAGCCGGGACCGTTGCTCGACATGGCGCAAATACTCGGCATCGCCGACGCTCAGCCCAGCCAGACGCGGGCCGCCGCGCTCGCGGTCGAGTGGCTGATTCGCTGCGACCCGTTGGAGTCGATCGACCTGACCGGCGACGCGTCGTATCCGGCGGCCCGCGACGCTGCGCGCATGCTCGAATTCCGCGCGACGTCCGCGACCTTCCCGCCGGTGTCGGTGCAGGTGGAATGGCGCTCGCCGGCCGGCGCGGGCACGGTCCGGCAAATCGCCAGCCGCGAGATCGAACTGACGCCGACGCTGTGCGGCGCGGACATGGTGGCCGAAATCGAAGCCGCCGCCGAAGACCTGTTCACCGAAATCGTCAGCCTGCTCGGGCGCGACGCGTTGAACGACAGCGCGTTGCCGATCGTCGCCGACACGCCGGCACAAGGTTGCGTGCCGCTCGACGTTCACGCGCTGACCGGCTGGCACGCGACCAATCAGACCGCGCGTCAGTTCGAACTCGATCCCTCGCTGCCCGAAATGGTGTCGCGTACCGCACGCGCGCGACCGGACGCCATCGCCTTGCACGACGAACATGGCACGGTGGACTACCGCACCTTTGCCGGCGCGGCGATGAAACTGGCCGCGCAACTCGCGGCCGGCGCGCCGGCGCCGCTCGCGGGCGCGGCGTACGAGGAACCCGCGCCGCGCGTGATCGCGGTGCGGCTGCGCAAGTCGTCGCTGCTGTATGTCGGGATTCTCGCCGCGATCGGCGCGGGCGCGGCCTATCTGCCGCTCGATCCGTCGTTTCCGGCGGAGCGCGTGCGGATGATCCTGGAGCAGGCCCACGCCGACTGCCTGATCACCGACGACGCCTTCGATGCCGCTTCGCTCGGCGACCTGCCGGTGCGCATCGTGCGCCTGACGCGCGTGGACGCCGACGGTATCGATATCCAGCGCGCCGCGTGGCCCGTCGAAGCCGATCCGCAACGCTTGAGCCGCTGCGCGATCACGATCTTCACGTCGGGCTCGACCGGCGTGCCGAAGGGCGTGATGCTCACGCATCGCAACATCGTGCACTTCTGCCACTGGTATCGCGACTACATCGAACTGACGCCGCCCTCGCGCGTGCTGCAGTTCTGCACGGTCGCGTTCGACGTGTCGCTGCTCGACATCTTCCCGACCTTCCTGGCCGGCGCGACGCTGGTGATTCCGACCGAAGAGCAGCGTCACGCGCTCGACGATCTGAGCCGTCTGATCGCGGAGCAGCATCTCACGCATGCGTTCCTGCCGCCCGCCTTGCTCGCGGTGATGCCGCCCGCCGAATGGCCGGACCTGAAGCATCTGCTGACCGGGGGCGACGTCTGCTTCCCGGAAACGATCGAGCGCTTCAGTGCGACGCGCCAGTTCCACAACATCTTCGGACCGGCGGAGTGCACGGTGCTGGTGACGATCGCGAGGCTGCGGGCGGGCGACAACAATCGCCTGATCGGCAGGCCGCTCGCGAACGTGCGCTGCCATGTGCTCGACGAAAGCGGCCAGCCGGTGCGCACCGGCGAAGCGGGCGAGCTGTGCGTGGCGGGCGCGGGCGTCGCCGACGGCTATCTGCGCCGCGCCGATCTGAGCCGCGAACGCTTCGTGCCGGACCCGTACGCGAGCGCGAACGGCGTGTGGCCGGATGCAAGCGACGGCCTGCTGTACCGCACCGGCGACATCGTGCAATGGGATAGCCAGGGCGCGCTGCATTTCATCGGACGGCGCGATGCGCAGGTGAAGATCCGCGGCTTTCGCGTCGAACTCGGCGAGATCGAAAACGCCGCGCTCGCCACGCAGTTGTACAGCCAGTGCGCGTGCGTGGTCGACGATCGCAAGCGCATCCGCATCTTCGTCAGCAAACCGCGCGATACGGCCGTCACGCCCGACGCGCTGCGCGCCGCGCTCGCCGTCAAGCTGCCGGATTACATGCTGCCGCACGAAGCGATCGAGCTCGACGCATTGCCGTCCACCAACAACGGCAAGATCGATCGCGGCGCGCTCGGCCGCATTCCGTCGCAACGCGCGGCTGCCGCGGCGCGCGACGGCGAACCGGCCAACGCGACCGAGCGCCAGTTGCGCGCGCTATGGGCCACGTTGCTCGACATCGACGAACTGGAAATCGGCCGTCACGATTCGTTCTTCGATCTCGGCGGTCATTCGCTGCTGGTGTCGCGTCTGATGCTGGCGGTCAAGCGGCAGATGGCCGGCAATGCGCCGCTCGCGCGCTTCATGGAGAAGCCGACCATCGAAGCGCTCGCGTCGCTGCTCACCGACCGCGATCGCAAGAAGGGCGACCGGATTCCGCCGCGCGTGTTCGCCGACATGCGTCTGCCGGACGAGATCCGTCCGCTGGAAGGCTTGCGCGCCGATCCGCGCAAGCTCGGCAACGTGCTGCTGACGGGCGCGAACGGCTTTCTCGGTAGCTTCATCGCCGCCGAACTGCTGGTGCAGACGGACGCGATCGTCTGGTGCCTGGTGCGCGCGAAGCACGAGGAGGAAGGCCGCGCGCGGCTCGATGCGGCATTGCGCACGAACGGACTCGCCGCGCTCGCCGGTCATCCGCGCCTGAAGGTCGTGATCGGCGATCTCGCCGAGGAGCGTCTGGGTTTGTCGAAGGACAGCTGGCAGCAACTGGCCGAGCGCATCGACGCGATCTATCACAACGGCGCGCACGTCAATCACGTGTACGACTACCCGTTTCTGTATCGCGCGAACGTCGCCTCGACGCTCGAACTGCTGCGCCTTGCCTGCGAACGGCGCAACAAGTCGCTGCATTTCGTGTCGACGCTCTCGGCGGCCAGCGCGACCGCCAGCGACGGCAGGCTGATCGAGGACGGCCCTTCGCTCGACGCGCCGGCGTTCGTCAACAACGGCTACAACGTCACCAAGTGGGTGTCCGAGCATCTGGTCTGGGAAGCGGCGCAACGCGGCGTCGAAGCGACGATTCTGCGGCCCGGCAACATCACCGGCGTGGCGAGGAGCGGGTTGTGTCTGCCGGATCGCAACCGCGTGCTGCTGCTCGTGAAGGGCTCGCTGCAACTCGGTTTCGCGCCGGCTGGCGACACCGCGTTCGACTTCAGCCCGGTCGACTTCCTGGCCCGCGCGATCGTGCTCTGCACGATCGATCCGCAGCGCGAGCAACAGGTCTTCCATTTCCAGAACCCGCAGCCGCTGACGTGGGAAGGCTACCTCGGCACGTTGTCGCGCCTCGGTTATCAGCTCGCGCTCGAAGACCCCGCTGCATGGCGCGATCGTCTGATGTCGATCGACGAATCCAATGCGCTGTTCGACGTGGTGGCGTTCTATCTCGACGACTCGCAGGAGGACATCGGCGATATGGCGCGGATCGAGCACCACGTGAGCGCCGCCACGCTGGACCGGCTTGGGCTGGCGTATCCGGAGAAAGACGAGGCGTTGCTGGACGCGCATTTCGGCTACCTGGTGACGAGCGGGTTCTTGCCCGCGCCGCCATCGGCCGCTTCGACGGCTTCGACGGCTTCGACGGCCGCGGCGAAGAGGAAACCCGCCGAGGTACGCGTCGCGTCGAACGATGCCGAGCAGTCCGCCTGA
- a CDS encoding SRPBCC family protein produces MQQKVRIELRPDTLIRNLGTTVHAGVADLNAPARKVWDTVGRFDGYNRFVTGLERIEMTGTATGLRSLRNKFFAGGDLVVEQLNSRDDENMTMTWTLIYTTFDIGNMWASMQVVARGDNACTATYRIAGEARSGDPKDQPAFDKFAVDFLKMAMDNLRAMFNNA; encoded by the coding sequence ATGCAACAGAAAGTCCGTATCGAACTGCGCCCCGACACGCTGATCCGCAACCTCGGCACCACCGTCCACGCGGGCGTCGCCGATCTGAACGCGCCGGCGCGCAAGGTGTGGGACACGGTCGGCCGCTTCGACGGCTACAACCGTTTCGTCACCGGTCTCGAACGCATCGAGATGACCGGCACGGCGACCGGCCTGCGCTCGCTGCGCAACAAGTTCTTCGCCGGCGGCGACCTCGTGGTCGAGCAACTGAATTCGCGCGACGACGAGAACATGACGATGACGTGGACGCTGATCTACACGACCTTCGACATCGGCAACATGTGGGCGTCGATGCAGGTCGTGGCGCGCGGCGACAACGCCTGCACGGCGACGTACCGGATCGCCGGCGAAGCCCGTTCGGGCGACCCGAAGGACCAGCCCGCGTTCGACAAATTCGCGGTCGACTTCCTGAAGATGGCGATGGACAACCTGCGCGCGATGTTCAACAACGCGTAA
- a CDS encoding PLP-dependent aminotransferase family protein: MDRYIPPVGRWKLARRTQQMTHSALRELLKVAERPDMISFAGGLPSPDALPLARVAEVTQRILHAEAIGALQYGPSEGYTPLREAIAERFTRNGSPVRASQVLITTGSQQALDLVARVLIDQGSRVLVETPTYLGAVQAFSQYEPSFEQLASDADGLIPELLSPAQLHDARLLYTQPNFQNPTGRRLPLDRRRQLAQLALETGLLVVEDDPYGELVYEGGPLPPIHSMAPDAVVYLGSFSKILAPGLRVGYLVAPEALMIKLVQAKQASDLHTAGLTQRIAHQVFTEGFLEPHLHALRARYREQCKVMLTSLGLHMPLGVTWTRPEGGMFLWVTLPPQLNALDLFDAAMQAGVAFVPGAAFYAVEPRHNTLRLSFTTSTPEQIRRGIETLGRLVTARLSGLS, from the coding sequence ATGGATAGATACATTCCGCCTGTCGGCCGCTGGAAGCTGGCGAGACGCACGCAACAGATGACGCATTCCGCGCTCAGGGAACTGCTCAAGGTGGCCGAGCGCCCGGACATGATTTCTTTCGCCGGTGGCCTGCCGTCGCCCGACGCGTTGCCGCTCGCGCGCGTCGCGGAAGTCACGCAGCGGATTCTGCACGCCGAGGCGATCGGTGCGCTGCAGTATGGTCCGTCGGAAGGCTACACGCCGCTGCGCGAGGCGATCGCCGAACGCTTCACGCGCAACGGTTCGCCGGTGCGCGCGTCGCAGGTGCTGATCACCACCGGCTCGCAACAGGCGCTCGATCTGGTGGCGCGTGTGCTGATCGACCAGGGCAGCCGCGTGCTGGTCGAGACGCCCACCTACCTCGGCGCGGTGCAGGCGTTTTCGCAATACGAGCCGAGCTTCGAACAACTGGCGAGCGACGCGGACGGTCTGATTCCCGAGCTGCTGTCGCCGGCGCAATTGCACGACGCGCGCCTGCTGTACACCCAACCGAATTTTCAGAATCCGACCGGACGGCGTCTGCCGCTCGACCGGCGCCGGCAACTGGCGCAGCTTGCGCTCGAAACCGGCCTGCTGGTGGTCGAGGACGATCCGTATGGCGAACTGGTCTACGAAGGCGGTCCATTGCCGCCGATTCATTCGATGGCGCCCGATGCGGTCGTCTACCTCGGCTCGTTCTCGAAGATCCTCGCCCCCGGCTTGCGCGTCGGCTACCTCGTCGCGCCCGAGGCGCTGATGATCAAACTCGTGCAGGCGAAGCAGGCAAGCGATCTGCACACGGCTGGGCTCACGCAGCGGATCGCGCATCAGGTGTTCACCGAAGGTTTTCTCGAACCGCATCTGCACGCGCTGCGGGCGCGCTATCGCGAGCAATGCAAGGTGATGCTGACGAGTCTTGGTCTGCACATGCCGCTCGGCGTGACGTGGACCCGGCCCGAAGGCGGCATGTTCCTCTGGGTCACGCTGCCGCCGCAACTGAATGCGCTCGATCTGTTCGACGCGGCAATGCAGGCCGGCGTCGCGTTCGTGCCGGGCGCCGCGTTCTATGCGGTCGAGCCGCGGCACAACACGTTGCGGCTGTCGTTCACGACATCGACGCCGGAGCAGATTCGTCGCGGTATCGAAACGTTGGGACGACTCGTGACGGCGCGGTTATCGGGGCTGTCGTGA
- a CDS encoding PPC domain-containing DNA-binding protein, whose product MTSPISSLEVKLETGSYGRTVIARLKPNEDLVESLEHLCVQYGIGRAVVRSAVGSLVDGHLASGTDASLITQVVKGPGVEIVGLFGEVAVGKADQREDASGTRATELTAILSGTDSQVFAGRVVRGMNLSFITVEVTLQEWLADGNVV is encoded by the coding sequence ATGACATCGCCCATCAGTTCCCTGGAGGTCAAGCTCGAAACCGGCAGTTACGGGCGGACCGTGATTGCGCGGCTGAAGCCGAACGAAGATCTCGTCGAATCGCTCGAACATCTGTGCGTGCAATACGGGATCGGCCGGGCGGTAGTGCGCAGCGCGGTCGGCAGTCTGGTCGATGGGCATCTCGCGAGCGGCACCGATGCGTCGCTGATCACGCAGGTCGTCAAGGGGCCGGGCGTGGAGATCGTCGGCTTGTTCGGTGAAGTGGCGGTCGGGAAGGCGGATCAGCGTGAGGACGCAAGCGGCACGCGCGCGACCGAACTCACGGCGATCCTGTCGGGTACGGATAGCCAGGTGTTCGCCGGACGCGTGGTGCGTGGCATGAATCTGTCGTTCATCACCGTCGAGGTGACGTTGCAGGAATGGCTGGCCGACGGGAACGTCGTCTAG
- a CDS encoding DUF296 domain-containing protein codes for MTEAFRHPGAAAHPRVLATEVREPRELRVEIPSGRNAGTVLRELMARHGFRGATGRICSGTARALQYHVVIKAAQGDRPYIYGTPTLEHDEVALLHGAVTIGLDRAGSIALHCHGAFVDHDGHLHGGHVILDRLEVGREPLVLRLCAFEHGGFTQYIDEETRYTLFGPTVEVTP; via the coding sequence ATGACAGAAGCTTTTCGCCATCCGGGCGCGGCCGCTCACCCGCGGGTGCTTGCCACGGAAGTGCGGGAGCCGCGCGAACTGCGCGTCGAAATACCCAGCGGACGAAACGCCGGCACCGTTTTGCGCGAGCTGATGGCGCGCCATGGCTTTCGCGGCGCGACCGGACGGATCTGCAGCGGCACCGCGCGCGCGTTGCAGTACCACGTGGTCATAAAGGCCGCGCAAGGAGACCGCCCCTATATCTACGGCACCCCTACCCTGGAGCATGACGAAGTCGCGTTGCTGCACGGCGCGGTCACCATCGGACTCGACCGCGCGGGCAGCATCGCGCTGCATTGCCACGGCGCGTTCGTCGATCACGACGGACACCTGCACGGCGGTCACGTGATTCTCGATCGCCTCGAAGTGGGCCGCGAGCCGCTGGTGTTGCGGCTCTGCGCGTTCGAGCACGGCGGTTTCACGCAATACATCGACGAGGAGACGCGCTACACGCTCTTCGGCCCGACGGTGGAGGTGACGCCATGA
- a CDS encoding LysR family transcriptional regulator, with protein sequence MELRQIRYFVVLAETLHFGRAAALLNISQPPLSRQIALLEEELGVVLLDRNRRSVRLSAAGQRFYRDAKMVMATVDQARSHARAADLGEEGTLLAGFMFAAAYSIVPVLTRAYASAFPRVELKLSESIPTLLVADIRAGKADVGIMYPSDSAVELETRTIFTEQLVAVLPEGHRLATRAAISIAELRDEWFIISPHAASPFIYNTIVEHCRRSGFSPRIRLETNFQQTIVNLVAQRLGVALVHSSMRSTHADNVRFMPLLHAPYVDVALVWSPDTLNPCVARFVDIAAQMGLGGTRPAS encoded by the coding sequence ATGGAATTGAGGCAGATACGCTATTTCGTCGTACTTGCGGAGACCCTGCACTTCGGGCGGGCCGCCGCGCTGCTGAATATTTCGCAGCCGCCGCTGTCGCGTCAGATCGCCTTGCTGGAAGAAGAGCTGGGCGTGGTGCTGCTGGATCGCAATCGACGCAGCGTGCGGCTCTCGGCGGCCGGGCAGCGTTTCTACCGCGACGCGAAAATGGTGATGGCGACCGTGGACCAGGCCCGCAGCCACGCGCGCGCCGCCGACCTCGGCGAAGAAGGCACGCTGCTGGCTGGCTTCATGTTCGCGGCGGCCTACAGCATCGTGCCGGTGCTGACCCGCGCGTATGCATCGGCCTTTCCCCGCGTCGAACTGAAGCTGAGCGAGAGCATTCCCACGCTGCTGGTGGCCGACATCCGCGCGGGCAAGGCGGACGTCGGCATCATGTATCCGTCGGATTCGGCGGTCGAACTGGAAACGCGCACGATCTTCACCGAGCAGTTGGTCGCCGTGCTGCCCGAAGGGCATCGGCTCGCCACCCGGGCCGCGATCTCGATCGCCGAGTTGCGCGACGAGTGGTTCATCATCTCGCCGCATGCGGCATCGCCGTTCATCTACAACACGATCGTCGAGCACTGCCGGCGCTCGGGGTTTTCTCCGCGAATCCGGCTCGAAACCAATTTCCAGCAGACCATCGTCAACCTCGTCGCGCAACGGCTCGGCGTCGCGCTCGTGCATAGCTCGATGCGCAGCACCCACGCGGACAACGTCCGCTTCATGCCGCTGCTGCACGCGCCTTATGTCGATGTCGCGCTAGTCTGGAGTCCCGATACGCTGAATCCGTGCGTCGCGCGGTTTGTCGATATCGCCGCGCAAATGGGGTTGGGCGGCACGCGGCCGGCCAGCTGA
- a CDS encoding sigma 54-interacting transcriptional regulator: MLATLSRARLLIDRQLPILILGETGTGKEYLARALHDYSNRRHAAMVSVNCGSIPENLIESELFGYTRGAFSGALSTGMKGKVALAHRGTLFLDEIGDMPAAQQTRLLRVLSEREVTPIGSAEPIAVDLQLICATHQNIESHVEAGTFREDLYYRIAVGIVHLPPVRERHDRAWLLQSILDAEAPGMTLDANVDSEARDILLHSRWPGNLRQMRAAIQYACAVKSGDLIRAGDLPANVLTGKGIKVGAALRSTLHAALQSAPHPYAASHDALPGAAQAIRHGGHGGHGGHVSHAGHGDALRAAVAPPSERDNILRALSASRWNISAASRELGICRASLYRKLRQFRIPHVRDVGCDMLMADHG; the protein is encoded by the coding sequence ATGCTTGCCACGCTATCGCGCGCTCGTCTGTTGATCGACAGGCAGCTTCCCATTCTGATTCTCGGCGAGACCGGCACCGGCAAGGAGTACCTTGCCCGCGCGCTGCACGACTACAGCAACCGCCGGCATGCCGCGATGGTGTCGGTGAATTGCGGTTCGATTCCCGAGAACCTGATCGAGAGCGAACTGTTCGGTTATACGCGTGGCGCATTTTCCGGCGCCTTGTCGACCGGCATGAAGGGCAAGGTCGCGCTTGCCCACCGCGGCACGTTATTCCTCGATGAAATCGGCGATATGCCCGCGGCGCAACAGACCCGTTTGCTGCGCGTGCTGTCGGAGCGTGAAGTCACGCCGATCGGTTCCGCCGAACCGATCGCCGTCGATCTGCAGTTGATCTGCGCGACGCATCAGAACATCGAGTCGCATGTCGAAGCCGGCACGTTCCGCGAGGATCTGTATTACCGGATCGCGGTGGGGATCGTGCATCTGCCGCCGGTGCGCGAACGGCACGACCGCGCGTGGCTGCTGCAATCGATTCTCGACGCGGAAGCACCAGGCATGACGCTCGATGCCAACGTCGATAGCGAAGCGCGCGACATCCTGCTGCACAGCCGCTGGCCCGGCAATCTGCGCCAGATGCGCGCGGCGATCCAGTATGCGTGCGCGGTGAAGAGCGGCGATCTGATCCGCGCGGGCGATCTGCCGGCCAACGTGCTGACCGGCAAGGGAATCAAAGTGGGCGCGGCGTTGCGCTCGACCCTGCACGCGGCATTGCAAAGCGCGCCGCATCCGTATGCCGCGTCGCACGATGCGTTGCCCGGCGCCGCGCAGGCCATTCGTCACGGCGGCCACGGTGGTCACGGCGGTCATGTCAGCCACGCGGGCCATGGCGATGCATTGCGTGCGGCGGTCGCACCGCCGAGCGAGCGCGACAACATTCTGCGTGCGCTGTCCGCGAGCCGTTGGAATATTTCGGCCGCTTCACGCGAGTTGGGTATCTGCCGCGCATCGCTTTATCGCAAGCTCAGGCAGTTCCGCATTCCGCACGTGCGAGACGTGGGTTGCGACATGCTGATGGCCGACCACGGTTAG
- a CDS encoding ATP-binding protein, translated as MDIDTDNSLERHVAGLFKRLDRLAALAEAALGTSAGEEPDWRHAIAFRWQRGAGPFGAAQLHAITDPALIPFDELCNVERQMDVIRQNTRQFVMGYPANNVLLTGARGTGKSSLVKACLHAFAPEGLRLIEVGKESLDDLPVILDRVRHRPERFLIFCDDLSFESGETGYKGLKTVLDGSVAGHSSNVLIYATSNRRHLLAEDARDNEGYSVAENGELHPGDAVEEKISLSERFGIWVTFYAFSQDQYLEVVAQRLGMLGFTTAQIEAAHQPALQWALARGARSGRIAMQFAQDYAGRLACAEREVSSEVR; from the coding sequence ATGGATATCGATACCGACAACTCGCTGGAACGGCACGTCGCCGGCCTGTTCAAACGGCTCGACCGGCTCGCCGCGCTGGCTGAGGCCGCGCTCGGCACGAGTGCCGGCGAGGAACCCGACTGGCGCCATGCGATCGCGTTTCGCTGGCAACGTGGCGCGGGCCCGTTCGGCGCCGCGCAATTGCACGCGATCACGGACCCTGCGTTGATTCCGTTCGACGAACTGTGCAACGTCGAGCGTCAGATGGATGTGATCCGGCAGAACACGCGTCAGTTCGTGATGGGCTATCCGGCCAACAACGTGCTGCTGACCGGCGCGCGCGGCACCGGCAAGTCGTCGCTGGTGAAGGCCTGTCTGCATGCATTCGCGCCCGAGGGTCTGCGGCTGATCGAAGTCGGCAAGGAATCGCTCGACGATCTGCCGGTGATTCTCGATCGCGTGCGGCATCGTCCGGAACGTTTCCTGATCTTCTGCGACGACCTCTCGTTCGAATCCGGCGAGACCGGCTACAAAGGGCTGAAGACCGTGCTCGACGGATCGGTGGCCGGTCATTCGAGCAACGTGCTGATTTACGCGACGTCGAATCGCCGTCACCTGCTCGCGGAAGATGCGCGCGACAACGAAGGCTATTCGGTCGCGGAGAACGGCGAGCTGCATCCGGGCGACGCGGTCGAGGAAAAGATTTCGCTGTCCGAGCGCTTCGGCATCTGGGTCACGTTCTATGCGTTTTCGCAGGACCAGTATCTGGAAGTGGTCGCGCAACGGCTCGGCATGCTCGGCTTCACGACGGCGCAGATCGAGGCCGCGCACCAGCCCGCGCTGCAATGGGCGCTGGCGCGCGGGGCACGCTCGGGTCGCATCGCCATGCAGTTCGCGCAGGATTACGCGGGGCGGCTTGCGTGTGCCGAGCGCGAGGTGTCGTCCGAGGTGCGGTGA
- a CDS encoding DMT family transporter — protein MKRSYFLFPFVAILLWAGNVIVSKLSAHTIDPSAITFYRLLLAVALMSLFTLKPAWLNRAAIIPQLPKLAVLGFLAMALFQSLSYEAAKTTTATNMSIITALVPLMTMVASTLLLGEAPSAGMVGGGILSLVGVVYLITQGNPAMLFANGAHIGDLLMIFASLAYAIYGVLLKRWHVGLPSWQSTYLQALFALVFMLPMLLRLPTAEALPTRASVPLILYAGVLASVVLPFLWMQGVKHLGPNRCALFMNVLPIATALIAITLLGENLHLYHVLGGGTALVGVIVAQMFKRPAAQAAATQE, from the coding sequence ATGAAGAGATCGTATTTCCTGTTTCCTTTTGTGGCAATCCTGCTGTGGGCCGGCAACGTGATCGTGTCGAAGCTGTCCGCCCATACCATCGACCCGTCGGCGATCACCTTCTATCGTCTGCTGCTGGCCGTCGCGTTGATGAGCCTGTTCACGCTGAAGCCGGCCTGGCTCAATCGCGCGGCGATCATTCCGCAACTGCCCAAGCTCGCCGTACTCGGCTTCCTCGCGATGGCGCTGTTCCAGAGCCTTTCGTACGAGGCCGCGAAAACCACCACCGCCACCAACATGTCGATCATCACCGCGCTGGTGCCGCTGATGACCATGGTCGCCAGCACGCTGTTGCTCGGCGAAGCGCCTTCGGCGGGCATGGTGGGCGGCGGCATCCTGTCGCTGGTCGGCGTGGTGTATCTGATCACGCAGGGCAATCCCGCGATGCTGTTCGCCAACGGCGCGCATATCGGCGATCTGCTGATGATCTTCGCGTCGCTCGCCTATGCGATTTACGGCGTGCTGCTCAAGCGCTGGCACGTCGGGCTGCCGTCGTGGCAATCCACCTATCTGCAGGCGCTGTTCGCGCTGGTCTTCATGCTGCCCATGCTGCTGCGTCTGCCCACCGCCGAAGCGTTGCCGACCCGCGCTAGCGTGCCGCTGATCCTGTACGCCGGCGTGCTCGCCTCGGTCGTGCTGCCGTTCCTGTGGATGCAAGGCGTCAAGCATCTCGGCCCGAATCGCTGCGCACTGTTCATGAACGTGCTGCCGATCGCGACCGCGCTGATCGCCATCACGCTGCTTGGCGAGAACCTGCATCTGTATCACGTGCTCGGCGGCGGTACCGCGCTGGTCGGCGTGATCGTCGCGCAAATGTTCAAACGACCCGCCGCGCAAGCCGCCGCGACGCAGGAATGA